The Priestia aryabhattai genome contains a region encoding:
- the ssb gene encoding single-stranded DNA-binding protein has translation MMNRVILVGRLTKDPELRYTPSGAAVATFTLAVNRTFTNQQGEREADFINCVVWRRQAENAANFLKKGSLAGVDGRLQSRSYEGQDGRRVYVTEVVAESVQFLEPKSGGGDTQRSNFANTGGSGQGSPFGDNQNRNSGNQGYTRVDDDPFANNGETIDISDDDLPF, from the coding sequence ATGATGAATCGCGTAATTCTCGTAGGACGCTTAACCAAAGATCCTGAATTACGTTATACCCCGAGTGGAGCAGCGGTTGCAACATTCACTTTAGCGGTAAACCGCACATTTACAAATCAGCAAGGTGAACGTGAAGCTGACTTCATCAATTGTGTTGTATGGCGTCGTCAGGCTGAAAATGCAGCGAATTTCCTTAAAAAAGGAAGTTTAGCTGGTGTTGATGGTCGACTACAATCTCGCAGTTACGAAGGACAAGACGGTCGTCGCGTATACGTAACAGAAGTTGTAGCAGAAAGTGTGCAATTTTTAGAGCCGAAAAGTGGCGGTGGGGATACGCAACGCAGTAACTTTGCTAACACTGGAGGATCTGGACAAGGCTCTCCATTTGGAGATAATCAGAACCGTAACTCAGGTAATCAAGGTTATACTCGCGTTGATGATGATCCATTTGCAAATAATGGCGAGACAATTGACATTTCAGATGACGATTTACCGTTTTAA
- a CDS encoding YkvI family membrane protein gives MWRAGCKWIFLIMGTMIGAGYASGRELWQFFGEESGLAIFLFSIIFAISCNVIMQISYRYRTNQFYPVLIELIGKKWAAAYDVLIVFYLFTTTVIMIAGGGATLEMWHVPYWWGIGALSAFIVFVFSRGLNGLLSINSVVMPILMIGLAGVLLTFVLRHPGVTDWHLQHNWPAAFTFTALNILPLVAVLSTIGQEIKSKKEIYIASVGSGFLLGGLSFIYNESLIQVSGLLSSYEIPLFAILKDFPYTMLFLMSIVLLIAIYTTAVSGILGLTARFHTEKVQSLWKLAACWLLLMIPFTKLGFSTLIAVLYPMYGIVNLFLVTAVLLYPFRNRYKSS, from the coding sequence ATGTGGAGAGCAGGATGTAAATGGATATTCTTAATTATGGGAACCATGATAGGCGCTGGATATGCTTCAGGGAGAGAGCTATGGCAGTTTTTTGGCGAAGAAAGCGGACTTGCTATTTTTCTATTTTCTATTATTTTTGCGATTTCTTGCAATGTGATTATGCAAATCAGCTATCGCTACCGAACCAATCAATTTTACCCAGTGCTAATTGAATTAATAGGAAAGAAATGGGCTGCAGCCTATGATGTTTTAATCGTTTTTTATTTGTTTACTACAACGGTGATTATGATCGCGGGCGGTGGGGCGACATTGGAAATGTGGCATGTTCCTTACTGGTGGGGAATTGGCGCTCTTAGTGCATTTATCGTCTTTGTTTTTTCAAGAGGATTAAATGGGCTTCTTTCTATCAATTCCGTCGTTATGCCAATCTTAATGATTGGACTAGCTGGCGTACTTCTTACGTTTGTTTTGCGTCATCCTGGAGTAACTGATTGGCATCTTCAGCATAATTGGCCTGCTGCTTTTACCTTTACGGCATTAAATATTCTTCCTCTTGTCGCGGTATTATCTACAATTGGACAGGAAATTAAAAGCAAAAAAGAGATTTATATTGCAAGTGTTGGCAGTGGCTTTTTATTAGGAGGGCTCTCCTTTATTTATAATGAATCACTTATTCAAGTTTCAGGCCTTCTTTCTTCTTATGAAATTCCATTATTCGCTATTCTTAAAGACTTTCCTTATACGATGCTGTTTTTAATGAGCATTGTTTTGCTCATTGCAATTTATACAACAGCCGTGTCGGGAATCTTAGGACTGACCGCACGTTTTCATACTGAAAAGGTACAATCTCTTTGGAAACTGGCAGCCTGCTGGCTACTTTTAATGATCCCCTTTACAAAGTTAGGTTTTTCTACTTTGATTGCCGTTTTGTATCCAATGTATGGAATCGTCAATTTGTTTTTAGTAACAGCCGTTCTATTGTATCCATTTCGAAATCGCTACAAAAGTTCATAG
- the rpsR gene encoding 30S ribosomal protein S18, whose translation MAGGRKGGRNRRRKVCFFTANGITHIDYKDVDMLKKFVSERGKILPRRVTGTSAKYQRKLTIAIKRARQMALLPYVSGE comes from the coding sequence ATGGCAGGTGGACGTAAAGGTGGACGCAACAGACGTCGTAAAGTTTGTTTCTTCACAGCAAACGGCATCACTCACATCGATTACAAAGATGTAGATATGCTTAAAAAATTCGTTTCAGAGCGTGGTAAAATTTTACCTCGTCGTGTAACTGGAACAAGCGCTAAATACCAACGTAAATTAACGATCGCTATCAAACGCGCTCGTCAAATGGCATTATTACCATATGTTTCTGGTGAATAA
- a CDS encoding mechanosensitive ion channel family protein: protein MNSLKSVFKNVFEPFFQEETWAHIGEGFIKILLILLISMFLIRIGKKALNKFVEVRTNSPLRISERREATMVRLLQNIFSYAIYFVAGVMILETLSVDVRGLLAGAGIVGLAVGFGAQNLVKDIITGFFIIFEDQFSVGDYVRVGTFEGTVEEIGLRTTKIKSWTGEINILPNGSIVEVTNFSLHNSVAFVDVSISYEENIQKAEQVILELLEELPSRYEDMVKTPELLGVQNIHATEVTMRITSEVKPMRHFHISRMIRKEVRTRLNEHGIEVPFPRMVMYNRTEEAQHSSTLKGK, encoded by the coding sequence ATGAATTCGTTGAAGTCAGTTTTTAAGAACGTGTTTGAGCCATTTTTTCAAGAAGAAACGTGGGCACATATTGGAGAAGGATTTATAAAAATTCTGTTGATTCTGCTTATTTCCATGTTTTTAATTCGGATTGGAAAGAAAGCGTTAAATAAATTTGTAGAGGTTCGCACAAATAGTCCTCTGCGTATTTCTGAGCGACGAGAAGCTACGATGGTCCGTTTGCTTCAGAATATTTTTTCTTATGCTATTTATTTCGTTGCGGGAGTTATGATTTTAGAAACATTATCGGTAGATGTTCGTGGATTGCTAGCGGGGGCTGGAATTGTAGGGCTTGCGGTAGGGTTTGGTGCTCAAAACTTAGTGAAAGACATCATCACGGGATTTTTTATTATCTTTGAAGATCAGTTCTCCGTTGGCGATTATGTTCGAGTAGGAACATTTGAGGGAACCGTAGAAGAAATTGGTTTGCGAACCACAAAGATTAAGAGTTGGACAGGCGAAATTAATATTTTGCCCAATGGCAGTATTGTGGAGGTCACTAATTTTTCTTTACATAACAGCGTAGCTTTCGTTGATGTAAGCATTTCTTATGAAGAAAACATACAAAAAGCAGAACAAGTGATTTTAGAACTGTTAGAAGAATTGCCAAGTCGCTATGAAGATATGGTTAAAACTCCTGAATTGCTGGGGGTTCAAAATATCCATGCAACTGAAGTAACAATGAGGATTACAAGCGAAGTAAAACCAATGAGACATTTCCATATTTCTCGTATGATTCGTAAAGAAGTGCGTACAAGGCTAAATGAACATGGCATTGAAGTTCCATTTCCTCGTATGGTTATGTATAATCGTACAGAAGAAGCACAGCATTCGTCGACGTTGAAAGGGAAATAA
- the rpsF gene encoding 30S ribosomal protein S6: protein MRKYEVMYIIRPSIDDEAKKALVERFNGVLTDNGAEIANVKEWGKRRLAYEINDFRDGYYMILDVAATSEAVSEFDRLAKINEDIIRHIVVKQEA from the coding sequence ATGAGAAAGTATGAAGTAATGTACATCATCCGTCCAAGCATTGATGACGAAGCAAAGAAAGCATTAGTTGAGCGCTTCAACGGCGTATTAACTGATAATGGTGCTGAAATCGCAAATGTTAAAGAATGGGGTAAACGTCGTTTAGCATACGAAATCAATGATTTCCGTGACGGTTACTACATGATTCTTGACGTGGCGGCTACTTCAGAAGCAGTTTCTGAATTTGATCGTCTTGCGAAAATCAACGAAGACATTATCCGTCATATCGTTGTTAAACAAGAAGCATAA
- a CDS encoding ParA family protein, whose product MGKIVAVANQKGGVGKTTTAVNLGACLAEQGKKVLLVDGDPQGNATSGVGIDKADVDECIYNVVVEDMEAKNVVRSTAVENLSIIPATIQLAGAEIELVSTISREVRLKRALETVKDHFDYVIIDCPPSLGLLTLNALTAADSVLIPVQCEYYALEGLSQLLNTVRLVQKHLNNQLRIEGVLLTMLDARTNLGLQVTAEVKKYFQDRVYQTIIPRNVRLSEAPSHGEPIILYDARSRGAAVYTELAKEVIYNGERIRERN is encoded by the coding sequence ATGGGGAAAATTGTGGCAGTTGCGAATCAGAAAGGCGGAGTTGGAAAAACAACAACCGCTGTCAATTTAGGAGCTTGTTTAGCTGAACAAGGAAAAAAGGTTCTACTTGTAGACGGAGATCCACAGGGTAACGCTACCAGTGGAGTTGGCATAGATAAAGCAGATGTAGATGAATGTATTTATAATGTAGTAGTGGAAGATATGGAAGCCAAAAACGTTGTGCGTTCAACGGCGGTTGAAAATTTATCAATCATTCCCGCGACCATTCAATTAGCTGGTGCAGAAATTGAATTAGTGTCGACTATTTCACGTGAAGTTCGACTTAAGAGAGCTTTAGAAACGGTGAAAGATCACTTTGATTATGTTATTATTGATTGTCCCCCTTCTCTTGGTTTACTTACATTAAATGCGTTAACTGCGGCTGATTCTGTTTTAATACCTGTACAGTGTGAATATTACGCGCTTGAAGGATTAAGTCAATTGCTAAATACCGTTAGATTAGTCCAAAAACATTTGAATAATCAACTGCGTATCGAAGGTGTATTACTGACTATGCTCGACGCACGCACAAATTTAGGACTGCAGGTCACAGCAGAAGTGAAGAAATACTTTCAGGATCGCGTTTATCAAACGATTATTCCTCGAAATGTTCGTTTGAGCGAAGCGCCTAGTCATGGTGAACCAATTATCTTATATGATGCAAGATCTAGAGGGGCCGCAGTTTATACGGAACTTGCAAAGGAAGTGATTTATAATGGCGAAAGGATTAGGGAAAGGAATTAA
- a CDS encoding YybS family protein, whose product MKGIRYITEGAALLALFVALLLASLYIPLLGVILAFVLGVPFIVFTMRHGFGKAVLFFIVAVLLTILFGTLKALPITFIFGIGGTMIGVLYAKKQSRYITLLGGTTAFAFGFLLWFVLTISLLHINLSADQWATTVNESIDRSVKLSESLGQSVSQQQIERTKDSISMLKYIIPTFLVVVSAVFSLITQAIAAPILKRLGHEVEKFPPIRTLKLPKSVLWYYLIALVLTFPMFNFEHGSFMYIVILNMLALLQILVVVQGISFIFYFSHQKGYTKAIPIVVTILALIIPIILQIVRILGIIDLGFNLRKQLDTKK is encoded by the coding sequence GTGAAAGGAATTCGATATATTACAGAAGGAGCAGCTCTTTTAGCGCTGTTTGTGGCGCTGTTGTTAGCGTCTCTCTATATACCTCTTTTGGGAGTGATTTTGGCTTTCGTATTAGGTGTACCCTTTATCGTTTTTACTATGAGACATGGATTTGGAAAAGCTGTTCTCTTTTTTATCGTAGCTGTTTTACTGACTATTTTGTTTGGAACGTTAAAAGCATTACCTATTACCTTTATATTTGGGATAGGGGGAACAATGATAGGTGTGCTTTATGCTAAAAAGCAGTCAAGGTATATTACTTTATTAGGAGGTACCACTGCCTTCGCATTTGGATTTTTATTATGGTTTGTCTTAACTATCTCGTTATTACATATAAATCTATCAGCAGATCAATGGGCCACTACAGTGAATGAGTCTATCGATCGAAGTGTAAAGTTATCGGAAAGCTTAGGTCAGAGTGTAAGTCAGCAGCAAATTGAAAGAACAAAAGACTCTATTTCCATGTTAAAATATATAATTCCTACATTTTTGGTAGTCGTAAGTGCAGTATTTTCACTAATTACTCAGGCTATAGCTGCACCCATATTAAAACGGTTAGGTCATGAAGTAGAAAAATTTCCCCCTATTCGTACATTAAAATTACCTAAAAGTGTTCTTTGGTATTATTTAATTGCATTGGTACTGACTTTTCCTATGTTTAATTTTGAACACGGATCTTTCATGTATATTGTAATTTTAAATATGCTTGCACTGTTACAAATATTAGTAGTTGTTCAAGGGATCTCTTTTATTTTCTATTTCTCACATCAAAAAGGGTATACCAAAGCAATTCCAATTGTTGTAACAATTTTAGCATTAATTATTCCAATTATCCTTCAAATTGTGCGTATCTTAGGTATAATTGATTTAGGATTTAATTTAAGAAAACAATTAGACACAAAAAAGTAG
- the yyaC gene encoding spore protease YyaC, whose translation MNLKSPFFEKTQHSTRVFHDEESATKKLSTQLLSLLPTQKDRPIVFVCIGTDRSTGDSLGPLVGTKLNEKKISSFHIFGTLEEPVHAVNLKETLKHIQKLFPNPFIIGIDACLGRMKSVGSASLGIGPVKPGAGVNKELPPVGDIHITGVVNVSGFMEFFVLQNTRLHLVMCIADLIAQSIETAHNEREKAFNASPVYQTVRHYKQ comes from the coding sequence ATGAATTTAAAATCTCCCTTCTTTGAGAAGACACAACATTCAACCCGCGTATTTCATGATGAAGAATCTGCTACAAAGAAGCTGAGTACACAGTTACTATCTTTACTTCCAACGCAGAAAGACAGACCAATTGTTTTTGTATGTATTGGAACGGACCGTTCAACTGGGGACTCATTGGGTCCATTAGTCGGAACGAAACTGAATGAAAAAAAGATTTCATCTTTTCATATTTTTGGAACGTTAGAAGAGCCTGTTCATGCTGTTAATTTGAAAGAAACGTTAAAACATATCCAAAAGCTTTTCCCGAATCCTTTTATTATTGGAATTGATGCTTGTTTGGGTCGGATGAAAAGCGTAGGCTCTGCATCACTTGGAATAGGACCCGTTAAACCAGGAGCAGGAGTTAATAAGGAATTGCCGCCAGTCGGGGATATTCATATAACAGGGGTTGTCAACGTGAGCGGATTTATGGAGTTTTTCGTCTTGCAAAATACGAGGCTTCATCTCGTTATGTGCATTGCCGATTTAATTGCGCAAAGCATTGAGACTGCGCACAACGAACGAGAGAAAGCGTTTAATGCTTCTCCGGTTTACCAAACTGTAAGACACTATAAACAATAA
- the noc gene encoding nucleoid occlusion protein gives MKSAFSRFFNLKEKDEDVHVEIETVQDENVEKVLRDEVKQIRVSSIIPNRYQPRTVFNEAKIEELALTIHTHGIIQPIVVRPTEGEEYELIAGERRWRAVQSLGWDTVPAIVKYFNDTETASVALIENLQREELTAVEEALAYAKLIELHNLTQEALAQRLGKGQSTIANKLRLLKLPVEIQEAIKQKLITERHARALIPLKNQEKQLQVLAEIIEKQLNVKQTEDRVVKLLETQVKKPKAQRKAFSKDTRIAMNTIRQSLTMVSDSGISLNTEEEEFDEYFQFTIKIPKK, from the coding sequence ATGAAATCTGCTTTTTCACGTTTTTTTAATTTAAAAGAAAAAGATGAGGATGTTCATGTAGAGATTGAAACTGTCCAAGATGAAAATGTCGAAAAAGTTTTAAGAGATGAAGTAAAACAAATTAGGGTTTCAAGTATTATTCCGAATCGTTATCAGCCGCGTACTGTGTTTAATGAAGCAAAAATTGAAGAGCTAGCTCTTACTATTCATACACACGGTATTATTCAACCTATTGTGGTTCGACCGACTGAGGGTGAAGAATATGAATTGATTGCTGGAGAACGTCGATGGAGAGCTGTACAAAGCTTAGGATGGGATACGGTTCCTGCAATTGTGAAATATTTTAACGATACAGAAACGGCCTCTGTGGCTTTAATAGAAAACTTACAACGTGAAGAGCTAACGGCTGTCGAAGAAGCACTAGCCTACGCAAAGTTAATTGAGTTACATAATCTTACCCAAGAGGCATTAGCTCAACGTTTAGGAAAAGGCCAATCCACAATTGCAAACAAGCTTCGTTTGTTAAAGCTTCCTGTTGAAATACAAGAAGCAATCAAACAAAAATTGATTACAGAGCGACATGCTAGAGCGCTCATTCCCCTCAAAAATCAAGAAAAACAACTTCAAGTATTAGCTGAGATTATTGAAAAACAATTAAATGTAAAACAAACGGAAGATCGAGTAGTTAAATTGTTAGAAACGCAGGTTAAAAAGCCAAAAGCACAAAGAAAAGCGTTTAGTAAAGATACGCGTATCGCAATGAATACAATTCGTCAATCGTTAACAATGGTTAGTGACAGCGGTATTTCATTAAACACGGAAGAAGAAGAGTTTGATGAATATTTTCAGTTTACTATTAAGATTCCGAAAAAATAA
- a CDS encoding DUF951 domain-containing protein produces the protein MTEKEFGLNDVVEMKKPHPCGTNEWKIIRMGMDIRIKCEGCGHSVMIPRRDFARKMKKILVKHEE, from the coding sequence ATGACGGAAAAAGAATTTGGTTTAAATGACGTTGTGGAAATGAAAAAACCTCATCCTTGCGGTACAAATGAATGGAAAATCATTCGAATGGGAATGGATATCCGTATTAAATGTGAAGGCTGCGGCCATAGCGTAATGATTCCAAGACGTGATTTTGCACGTAAAATGAAAAAAATTCTTGTAAAGCATGAGGAATAA
- the ychF gene encoding redox-regulated ATPase YchF, with protein MALTAGIVGLPNVGKSTLFNAITQAGAESANYPFCTIDPNVGIVEVPDHRLQKLTELVKPKKTIPTAFEFTDIAGIVKGASKGEGLGNKFLSHIREVDAICHVVRCFEDENITHVSGKVDPISDIETINLELILADLETVEKRIGRVQKMAKQKDKEAMYEYEILEKLKNAFESDQPARAVSFTEEQMKLVKQFHLLTIKPILYVANVSEDEVADASANEYVAKVREYAASEGAEVIVVCARIESEIAELEGEEKAMFLEELGIEQSGLDQLVRAAYDLLGLATYFTAGEQEVRAWTFTQGMKAPECAGIIHTDFERGFIRAETVSYEDLLTARTMGAAREAGKVRLEGKEYIVKDGDVMHFRFNV; from the coding sequence ATGGCTTTAACAGCTGGAATTGTTGGTCTTCCTAACGTTGGAAAATCAACATTATTTAATGCAATTACACAAGCGGGCGCAGAATCTGCGAACTACCCTTTCTGTACGATTGATCCTAACGTGGGTATTGTAGAAGTGCCCGATCATCGTCTTCAAAAACTTACAGAGCTTGTAAAACCTAAAAAAACAATTCCAACAGCATTTGAATTCACAGATATCGCTGGAATCGTAAAGGGTGCTAGTAAAGGTGAAGGACTGGGAAATAAATTCTTATCTCATATTCGAGAAGTAGATGCAATTTGTCACGTTGTGCGTTGTTTTGAAGATGAGAACATTACGCACGTTTCAGGAAAAGTAGATCCTATTTCAGATATTGAAACAATTAATTTAGAGTTAATTTTAGCAGATTTAGAAACGGTAGAGAAGCGTATTGGCCGTGTTCAAAAAATGGCTAAACAAAAAGATAAAGAAGCAATGTATGAATACGAAATTCTAGAGAAACTAAAGAATGCATTTGAAAGTGACCAGCCAGCTCGTGCTGTTTCATTTACAGAAGAACAAATGAAATTAGTAAAACAATTTCATTTGCTAACGATCAAACCTATTCTTTATGTAGCAAACGTTTCTGAAGATGAAGTAGCCGATGCATCTGCTAACGAATATGTAGCAAAAGTGCGTGAGTATGCGGCAAGTGAAGGTGCAGAAGTAATTGTTGTTTGCGCACGCATTGAATCTGAAATTGCTGAACTTGAAGGAGAAGAAAAAGCAATGTTCCTTGAAGAACTAGGCATTGAACAGTCAGGTCTAGATCAGCTTGTACGTGCAGCGTACGATTTACTTGGATTAGCTACGTACTTTACTGCTGGTGAGCAAGAAGTACGCGCGTGGACGTTTACACAAGGTATGAAAGCTCCTGAGTGTGCAGGTATTATTCATACAGATTTTGAACGTGGATTTATTCGTGCAGAAACGGTATCATACGAGGACTTATTGACTGCTAGAACAATGGGAGCGGCTCGTGAAGCTGGAAAAGTACGTTTAGAAGGAAAAGAATACATCGTAAAAGACGGAGACGTTATGCATTTCCGCTTTAACGTATAA
- a CDS encoding ParB/RepB/Spo0J family partition protein, whose amino-acid sequence MAKGLGKGINALFSGLDAQADDSIQEVAIHELRPNPYQPRKTFNKEAINELKQSILHHGILQPIVARKSIKGYEILAGERRFRAAKEADLATVPVIIKDFSEKQMMELALLENLQREDLTPIEEATAYQLLMDKLDMTQEQLATRLGKSRPHIANYVRLLQLPEEIQALISTNELSMGHGRTLVGLKNKALLPKVVEKIRKEQLNVRQLEAYIAHLNKAVPRETSKTKKDKDLFIKQSETQLRERFGTSVHITQSKKKGKIEIEFFSKEDLNRLLELFNDLSQTNKSSV is encoded by the coding sequence ATGGCGAAAGGATTAGGGAAAGGAATTAATGCCTTATTTTCAGGCTTAGATGCACAGGCTGATGATTCAATTCAGGAAGTTGCTATTCACGAACTCAGACCCAACCCCTATCAACCACGTAAAACGTTTAATAAGGAAGCAATTAATGAGTTAAAGCAATCCATTTTACATCATGGCATCTTACAGCCTATTGTAGCTCGCAAAAGCATTAAAGGCTATGAAATCTTAGCGGGTGAAAGACGATTTAGAGCTGCTAAAGAAGCCGACCTTGCTACTGTTCCTGTCATTATAAAAGACTTTTCAGAAAAGCAAATGATGGAACTAGCTTTGTTGGAGAATTTACAGCGTGAAGACTTGACGCCAATTGAAGAAGCAACCGCTTATCAATTGCTTATGGATAAGCTCGATATGACACAGGAGCAACTTGCTACACGACTAGGAAAAAGCCGACCTCATATTGCTAACTATGTTCGCCTCTTGCAACTGCCTGAGGAAATTCAAGCCCTCATTTCTACTAATGAATTGTCTATGGGACATGGGCGTACACTAGTCGGTTTAAAAAATAAAGCTCTTCTACCTAAAGTAGTCGAAAAAATACGCAAGGAACAATTGAATGTCAGACAGCTAGAGGCTTATATTGCCCACTTAAATAAAGCCGTTCCACGTGAAACATCAAAAACTAAAAAAGATAAAGATTTATTTATAAAACAAAGTGAAACACAGCTCCGTGAGCGTTTTGGTACCTCCGTTCACATTACACAAAGCAAGAAAAAAGGAAAAATTGAAATCGAGTTTTTCTCTAAAGAAGATTTAAACCGTCTTCTTGAATTATTTAATGATCTTTCTCAGACCAATAAATCTTCTGTATAA